In the genome of Sandaracinaceae bacterium, the window CCGCTGCGGGCGGCCACCGCGCTCTTGCCGGACGCGATCGACGAGGCGCTGAGCAGCCTCGAGCGGGCGCAGGAGCAGGCGTTCGTCGCCGCGGCCGAGGAGGTGCTCGCGTTCGTGCGGCCGCGGACGAACCGCTTCGCCAAGCACGGCGCCGATCTCGAGGACCGCGCCTTCCTCGCCGAGGTGATCGAGCAGCGCCTGGGCGCGGCCACCGAGGCGTGTGAGGCCCGCCTGGTCTCCCGAACCCGCGGCATCCTCGCGAAGTCGGGCGCGGGGCTCGGGCTCGACGCCTCCGATCTGGATCGCCGGGTGCGGGCCGCGGTGGCTCCCTCGATGGCGCGCTTCAGCGGCTTTCAGAGCGGGATGCTCACGGGAGGGGCCCTGCGCCGCTTCTTCGAGGACGATCTTCCGCGGGCGGAGCTGGCGGTGGAGCCGCTCGCCGAGGCGCTCTCGGTGGCGCGGGCCCACCCGCGCGAGAGCCTGCGGCCGCATCTGCAGGAGGCGCTCGGTGACCTCGGGGGGGACCTCGAGCGGGTGCGGCAGGCGGCGATCGAGGCCTCGCGGGCGTCTCGTGAGCAGCTCCGGGACCGGGTCTACGAGCCGCTCCGCGCCCTCCGTGAAGTGCTCGAAGAGCTGGTCGATTGAAGGTTCGCGCTCGCGATACCTCCGGTCGGGGCTAAGTTTTCCGCAGCACACGGGGTGGCACGCTGGCCGCGCGGGCCAGGTCCAGGAGGCTGATATGCAATATCGGTTCCCAAGGGCGCCATCCCCCATTATACTGGACCGGCGTCGCGCATCTCGAAACCCCCGGCGCGGCCCAATCCCCGAAACCAGGAGACCCGATGGAGATCAAGCAGCAGCTAAGACTGTCGCAGCAGCTCGTCATGACGCCGCAGCTGCAGCAGGCCATCAAGCTGCTCCAGATGTCCCGGCTCGAGCTGGAGACCCTCGTCCGCGAGGAGATGCTCGAGAACCCGGTCCTCGAGGACCAGCACGAGACCGGAGAGACCACCGACCGAGACGGCACCGTCAACGGCGACGATCGGGTCGAGATCTCCACCATCGACAAGCAGGTCGCGCAGGACGACAAGGTCAAGGGCGAGGTCGGGCAGGAGACCGAGAAGAAGGCCGACGAGATCGACTGGGAGCGCTACCTGGAGAACCACAGCCTCCAGGCCCCCATGCCCTCGTTCCGCCGGGGCAACGAGGACGAGCTGCCCGGCTACGAGGCGACGCTCAGCGACGGCGAGGACCTCGTGGACCACATGTGGTGGCAGGTCCGGATGAGCGACCTCGTCGAGAGCGAGATGCGGTTCGCCGCCCTCGTGCTCGGCAACCTCGACGACTCGGGCATGCTCAAGATGGAGGGCGTGCCGCCAGAAGAGGTGGTCCCGAAGCTGGCCGAGGAGTCGGACCTCCACCCGGAGGACGCCGAGGAGGTCCTGAAGATCATCCAGAAGATGGACCCGCTCGGCGTCGCGACGCGCACGCTCCAGGAGTGTCTGCACGTGCAGGCCGAGCACTTCGGCATGGACCCGCTGACCATGCAGGTCATCGACGGCCACCTCGACAACCTCGAGCGCAAGAACTACCAGGCCATCGCCAAGGACCTCGACGTCCCGGTAGAGGAGATCTACGACGTCGCGCAGGTCATCGCGGAGCTCGAGCCCCGCCCGGGGCGCAACTTCATCACGGAGGAGCCCCGCTACATCGTCCCCGACGTGCACGTGCACAAGGTGGGCGAGGAGTACTTCGTCGTCGCGAACGACGACGGCATGCCCAAGCTCAAGATCAGCGGCTTCTATCGGTCCGCGATGGCGGGCGACCCGAAGGCCAAGGAGTACATCCAGAACAAGCTGCGCAGCGCGCAGTGGCTGATCCGCAGCATCGACCAGCGCCGCAAGACCATCGTCAAGGTCACCGAGTGCATCGTCGAGAAGCAGCGGGAGTTCTTCGACAAGGGCATCGAGCACCTCAAGCCGATGATCCTGCGCGACATCGCCGAGTCCGTCGGCATGCACGAGTCGACCATCAGCCGCGTGACGAGCAACAAGTACGTCGCGACGCCTCGCGGTGTGTACGAGCTGAAGTTCTTCTTCAACAGCGCCATCAAGCGTGAGGGCGCCAAGGAGGACATCGCGTCCGAGGCGGTCAAGCAGGCGATCAAGAAGATCATCGACGCCGAGGACGAGCAGAACCCGTACAGCGATCAGAAGATCGTGGAGGTCCTCTCACAGCGCGACATCAAGATCGCGCGACGCACGGTGGCGAAGTATCGCGAGATGCTCGGCATCCTCAGCTCTTCGAAGCGCAAGAAGTACTTCTGACAGGAGGTCCCGTTCGATGCAGATCAGCTTCACGTTCCGCAACGTCGAATCGTCCGACGCGGTCAAAGGCTACGCCCGAGAGAAGATCGCGAAGATGCAGAAGTACCTCCGGACGCCGCTCGAGGCGGACGTGATCCTCTCCATCGAACGCCACCTGCACACGGTGGAGCTGTCGGTGCGAGCGGAGGGAGAGCGCTACGCCGCGACGGTGGAGTCCGAGGACATGTACGCGTCGATCGATCTCGTGGTCGACAAGGTCGACCGGCAGGTCCGCGACGCGAAGGACGAAGCCACCGCCCGCATGAAGCAGTCGGGCGGCGTCACGCAGCTGAGCGGGAAGCGCGGCGGCGTCCCTCGCTGAGGCGCGACTCCGACGGATGTTGAAAGCGCGGCGGTTCTGCGGTACCCGCGGCGTGGGCGACGCATCGAGGCGTCGACCGCACGCCGCCTCCTCCACTCCGCCGCTGGAGCTCCCGAGTGCGCCTCAAAGGCATCCTGACCGTCGAGAGAGTCACCGTTCGGCTCGGCGCGACGACCAAGTCGGACGCGCTGGCCGAGCTCGCCGATCTCTTCGTGGAGGGGGTCAGCGACGTGGAGCTCGACCGGGACGAGGTCGTGCGTGTTTTCGAGGAGCGGGAGGCGCTCGCGAGCACGGGGGTCGGGAGCGGCGTCGCGATCCCACACGGGCGGCTGGCGTCGGTGCCCCGGCTCGTGGCCGCGGTGGGCGTGTCGGCCGCCGGGGTCGAGTTCGACGCGATCGACGGCCGGCCGGCGCACATCCTCGTGGCGGTGCTGGGCCCGGAGCGCCAGACGGGCGAGCACCTCAAGGCCCTCGCGCGCTTCTCGAAGCTGCTGCGCAACGGCGTGATCCGCCAGAAGCTGCTCGCGTCGTCGGACGCGAAGGCCGCGTACGATCTGCTGATCGAAGAGGACGAGCGCCGGAGCTGACGAGGCGCGCAGCCTCTCAGCGCGCGTCGGGGTCCCGCAGGCCGAGCTGCCGTGACAGGCGCCGGGCGAAGTCGCGGGCCGAGTGGTGGCCGGCCTCCTTCAGCAGCTCGTTGCGCGCCGCGACCTCGAGGATGACGCCCATGTCGCGGCCGGGGCGGACGGGGATCCGGAGCTTGGGCAGGTCGACCCCGAGGATCGTCTCGGTCAACTCGTCGAGCCCGAGCCGCTCGTACTCCTCCTCCTCGTTCCACGGGCACAGCTCGGCCACGAGGTCGACCACCGCCTCGTCCCAGACGCTCGTGGCGCCGAAGAGATCGCGCACGTTGAGGATGCCCAGCCCGCGGATCTCGAGGTGGTGCTTCAGGAGCGGCGCGGGGGCGGCGGTGACCTGGTTGTTGGGGAGCCGCGTCAGGTGGACCTGGTCGTCGGCGACCAGCCGGTGTCCGCGCTCGACCAGGAAGAGCGCGCACTCGCTCTTGCCGATGCCGCTCGGGCCGAGCAGCAGGGTGCCGATGCCGTGCACCTCCACCATCACGCCGTGGCGCTGCTCCTTGGGCGCCAGGAGGCGGTCGAGCGCCTGATGAATGGCGGCGATGGTCGCGCTCGACCGGGGCTTGGAGACGATGAGCGGCGTGCTCGTCTCCGCGGCCTGGGCGGCCAGCGCGGGGAGCGGCTCCACCCCGCGCGTGACGATGACGCAGCTCAGCTCGAGCCCGAAGAAGCCGCGCACCCGCTCCAGGCACACGTCGCGGGGCAGGGTCTCGAGGAAGCTGATCTCGGTCTCGCCGAGGATCTGCACCCGGGTCGGCACGATGCCGTGGCTGTGCCCGGCGAGCACGAGGCCGGACTTCTGGATCCGCGGGTGCTCGATCGGCCGGTCCAGCCCGCTCTCGCCCGCGACGACCGTTACGATCTCCCCCACGCCTTCGCGCGCGAGGAGCGAGCGCACGGTGGTCGGAGACGCGGGCGGCGGCAGGCTGTCGGCGGTGGCCACGCCCGCACGATAGCCTGCTACGACTCGGTTGTGGCCCCTCGCGCGCTTCTACTGTGCCTCCTGACCGGGCTGGCCGGCTGCGGACACGGGGAGGGAAAGCCAGGGAGCGTCGAGGGGGCGCCGGGGGCTTCCGTCTCTGCTTCCGAGTCCGCTTCCGCCTCCGCACCCGCCGCATCCGCGTCCGCACCCACACCCGCACCCGCTTCCGCACCCGCGTCCGCCTCCGCCTCCGCACCCGCGTCCGCCTCCGCACCCGCGTCCGCCTCCGCCGCCGCTTCCGCCTCCGCTGCCGCGTCCGCCTCCGCTGCCGATCCCGCTGCCGCGTCCGCCTCCGCTGCCGCTCCCGATCCCGATCCCGCTGCCGCTGCCGCTGCCGATCCCGATCCCGATCCCGCTCCCGCTCCCGCTGCCGCTGCCGCTGCCGCTGCCGATCCCGATCCCGATCCCGATCCCGCTCCCGATCCCGATCCCGATCCCGATCCCGATCCCGATTCCGCCGACCCCGACCCCGTCGCCCCTCCCACGGCCCCCTGGACCCGCGCGCTGGTCCTCGACAACGCCCCGTTCCCGCGCCGCGACATCCCCTCCGCCGTCGCGCACGCGCCGCCCACCTACGACGGGCGCGGGCCGCTGCACCTCGTCGTCTTCCTGCACGGCTGGCGCGGTTGCGCGGCGGCGCTCGCGCTGAGCGGGCCGCAGGACTGCGGCGGACGGACGATGGAGGGCTGGGACCTCGCGAGGCGCTTCGACGAGGCCGAGGTCGACGGCGTGTTCGTCGTCGCGCAGCTCGCGTTCCTCGAGCGGGACGGGAGCGCGGGGCGCTTCGTCGAGGCAGGGCGGTTTCGGGCGTGGCTGGACGAGCTGCGGGCGGCGCTGGGGCTGCCGGAGCCGGCGTCGGTCACGCTGCTCGCGCACAGCGCGGGGTTCGAGACCGCGCTCGCGATCCTGGACCGCGGCGGCGCGCCGATCCGGAGCGTGGTGCTCTTCGACGCGCTCTACCGCGGCTACGCGCCCTTCGCCGACTGGGTGGAGGCCGACCCGGCGCGGCGCCTGGTCTCCCTGCACACGGGGGGCGGGCGCACGGCGTCGCAGAGCGCGATGCTCGCCCGGCGAGCGCGCCGCGAGCTCCCGGACGGGCAGGTGGCCCTCGACCCGGATCCTCTCGCCGCCGCCGTCCCAGGCCACCGCGTGGTCGTCGCGCGATCGCCGGTGCGGCACGGAGACGTCCCGGCCCGGCACCTGGCGGAGCTCGCGAGGGTGTTGCTCCCAGGGGGCGCACAATGACTACACTCCATCGGGTGACCGAAGGGCTCCACATCGTCGTCGTGACCGGCATGAGCGGCGCGGGCCGCTCGAGCGCCCTCCGGGTCCTCGAGGACCTCGGCTACTTCTGCGTGGACAACCTCCCGCCCGCGCTCGCGCCGCAGCTGGTGCAGCTGCTCGAGGGGGAGCTGTCGCGCGTCGGCTTCGGCATGGACGTCCGCACCGGCACCTTCCTCGAGGGGGCCGAGCAGACCTTCACCGAGCTCGAGGCGCTTGGGCACGAGACCGAGGTGATCTTCCTCGACTGCGCCGACGACGTGCTCGTCCGCCGGTTCAGCGAGACCCGCCGCCCGCACCCGCTCGCGCAGGGCGCGGACGTGCTCGCTGGCATCAAGGCGGAGCGCGAGCGCCTCGCCGCGCTGCGCAAGCGCGCCCGCCATGTCATCGATACGACGAGCACGTCGGTCCACGATCTGCGGCGGAACCTCATCGACTACATCGCGCGCGGCGGCAGCCAGCCGCGCATGGCGATCCGCGTCGTCTCGTTCGGGTTCAAGTACGGCCTGCCCGTCGACGCGGATCTGGTGTTCGATCTGCGGTTCCTGCCGAACCCTCACTTCGTGCCCCACCTGAAGCCGCGGACGGGGCGCGAGGCGGACGTCGCGGACTACGTGCTGAGCGCGGAGCCGACGCAGGAGCTCCTCGCCGACCTGCGCACTCTCCTCGGGCACACCGTGCCGCGCTACGAGCAGGAAGGGAAAGCGTACTTGACGATCGCCGTCGGCTGCACCGGGGGTAGGCACCGCTCCGTGGCCATCGCCGAGGAGCTCGGGCGCTGGCTCCGCGAGGGAGGGCGCGACGCGGTGGTCGACCACCGGGACGTCGAGCGCTGATGGCGAACGGCACCTTCGAGATCGTCAACGAGCTGGGTCTGCACGCGCGCGCGGCCACCAAGCTCGTGCAGCTCGCGACGCGCTTCGACGCGAAGGTGGAGCTCGAGAAGGACGGCCAGCGCGCCAACGCCAAGAGCGTCATGGGCGTGCTGCTGCTCTGCGGCGCCAAGGGGACCCAGGTGACCGTGCACGCCGACGGGAGCGACGCCGCGGAGGCCGTGGACGCCATCGGGGCGCTCATCGCGGAGCGCTTCGGAGAGGCGCAGTGAAGCTCGAGCGGCAGGCGCTGATCGGCATCGGCGCCTCCCCCGGCGTCGCGATCGGGCCGGTCACCGTCTACGACCGCCGCAGCGTGCCCGTGCCGCGCCGCCGCCTGCGGGAGGACGAGGTCGAGGACGAGGTCGCGCGGCTCGAGAAGGGCATCGAGGACGCGCGCCGCGAGGTCGAGGAGGTGCGCGATGGGCTCCCCGAGGACGCCGGCGCGGACCACCGGCTGCTGCTCGAGACCCAGCTCATGATGCACGGCGACGAGCTGCTGCTGAACGGGGCGCGCGACGCGATCCGAGATCATCAGCTCAACGCGGAGTGGGCGCTGCGCCGCACCGTGGACGCGATGCGGGCGCGCCTGCGAGCCGCGTCGTCTCCGTATTTCCGCGAGCGCGCGGACGACGTCGGCATGGTGGGGGAGCACGTCTTGCGTGTCCTCACGGGCGCGCCGCGCGCGCTGCCGCACATCGAGGCGGGGGCCATCCTCGTGGCGACGGACCTGAGCCCCGCCGAGGCCGCGCAGCTCGCCACGACCGAGGTGCGCGCGCTCGTCACCGACGGCGGGAGCGCGAGCAGCCACACCGCGATCCTCGCGCGCGCGCTCCAGATCCCCGCGGTGGTCGGGGTGAGCGACGTGACGCGCCTGGTCGGCCCCGGCGACACCCTGGTCGTCGACGCCCTCCGCGGCGAGGTGGTGATCTTCCCCGACGAGGAGGAGGTGGAGGAGGCGCGCGAGCGGGCGACGCGGTTCCGCGACTTCAAGGGGCGCCTGCGAGACTCCGAGCGGAGCGCGGCGGAGACGGTCGACGGCGTGCGCGTCTCGCTGCTGGCCAACGTGGAGCTCGAGCTCGACGTGGCCCGCGCGAAGGGGGAGGGCGCGGACGGCATCGGGCTCTACCGCACGGAGTACCTCTACCTCGACCGGGACGAGGCGCCGCCCGAGGAGGAGCAGGCCGCCATCTACCGTCGCGTCGCGCGACGCATCGCGCCCAAGCCCGTCACCTTCCGGACCTTCGATCTCGGGGCCGACAAGATGCCGCACGGGATGCGCAAGGGCCCCAACCCCGCGCTCGGCCTGCGCGCCCTGCGGGTCGCCTTCGAGCGGCCCGAGCTGCTCGTGACCCAGCTCCGCGCTCTCTTGCGCGCGTCGGTCGAGGGCAACGTGCAGGTCATGTTCCCCATGGTCTCGAGCGTCGGCGATCTGCGCCGCGCGAAGGTGCTGCTCGAGCGGGCGCGCGAGGACCTGGACGCGGAGGGCGCGGCCTACGGTCCCGTGGCCATCGGCTCCATGCTCGAGGTGCCCTCGGCGATGGTGGTCGCCGATCGGCTCGCCAACGAGTGCGACTTCTTCAGCATCGGCACGAACGATCTGACGCAATATACGTTGGCGGTCGACCGCTTCGACCCGAGGGTGGCGCACCTGGCCCGTCCCCTCGACCCGGCCGTGCTCCGGCTCCTGGCCAGCGCGCGCGAGGCCGCGGCGGCGGCCGACGTGCCCATCAGCATCTGCGGCGACCTCGCCGCGGACCCGGTCGCCACGCCCGTCCTGCTCGGCCTCGGCTTCGAGCGCCTCTCGATGCCCATGGCCGCCATCCCGCTCGTCCGCGAGGTCGTCAGCCGGATCGACGTCGAGGCGTGCCGCGAGCTCGCCGCCGAGGCGCTGACCCAGGACGGCGCCGATGACGTGGAGCGTCTGGTGTCGGCCCGCTTCGGCAGCGCGCTCGCGGAGCTCTGGCGCGAGCAGGGCCTGCACCTGCCGCGCAGCTGAAGAGCGCGCGTCAGTGCGCCGCGCCGAGCATCGCCTCGATGTCGGGGGGCTCCACGAAGCCGTAGCGCCGGGCGACCACGACGCCGCGCGCGTCGAGCAGCACGAGGGCCGGGATCGCCTCGATGGGACCGAGCACGGTGTCGTCGCCGGGGAGCGACTCCTCCGGGTCGTACGCGACCGGGAAGCTCGGCGAGAGCGCGTGCACGTAGGCGTCGATGAGGAGCCGCGCGTCGGGCTGGGTCGCCACGCCGATGAGGTCGACCTCGGGGTGCGCCGCGTGGAAGGCCTCGAGGGGGCGCAGCATCATCTGGCTGACCGCGTCGAACGTCGCGAAGAGGAAGAGCATCACCGGGCGCCCGCGGAGCTCCCCCACGTCGATGAACGCGCCGTCGGGCAGGCGCAGCGCGAGCTCGACCGAGCCCGCGACCGCGGGCGGCGCGCTGGCGGCGGCGCCGCCGCTCCCGGAGGTGTCGTCTCCGCTCATGCCGATGCGCGTCCCGCGCTCCGAGGTCTGCGGGGCGCCGCCGCACGCGGACACGAGCAGCGCGAGCGAGGCGAGCAGGGGAGGGGTGCAGCGCATGGGCGGCGAGGTATACCGCAGCGATGGCCCCGCGGCTCACGCGCTCCGAGAGGCTCGGGCAGCGACTCGACGCCCTCGTCGCCTCGCACGACGCCGCGGCGCGCCGCGAGACGGACCCGGTGGGCCTCGTGCACCGCGCACCGCGCGCCGAGCAGGAGGTCGTCGGGCTGGTCGCGGCGCTGATCGCGTTCGGCAACGTCGTCGCCATCCGGGCCTCGGTGAAGCGGGCGCTGGCCGCCCTCGGGCCGCGCCCCACGGAGATC includes:
- the rpoN gene encoding RNA polymerase factor sigma-54; this translates as MEIKQQLRLSQQLVMTPQLQQAIKLLQMSRLELETLVREEMLENPVLEDQHETGETTDRDGTVNGDDRVEISTIDKQVAQDDKVKGEVGQETEKKADEIDWERYLENHSLQAPMPSFRRGNEDELPGYEATLSDGEDLVDHMWWQVRMSDLVESEMRFAALVLGNLDDSGMLKMEGVPPEEVVPKLAEESDLHPEDAEEVLKIIQKMDPLGVATRTLQECLHVQAEHFGMDPLTMQVIDGHLDNLERKNYQAIAKDLDVPVEEIYDVAQVIAELEPRPGRNFITEEPRYIVPDVHVHKVGEEYFVVANDDGMPKLKISGFYRSAMAGDPKAKEYIQNKLRSAQWLIRSIDQRRKTIVKVTECIVEKQREFFDKGIEHLKPMILRDIAESVGMHESTISRVTSNKYVATPRGVYELKFFFNSAIKREGAKEDIASEAVKQAIKKIIDAEDEQNPYSDQKIVEVLSQRDIKIARRTVAKYREMLGILSSSKRKKYF
- the ptsP gene encoding phosphoenolpyruvate--protein phosphotransferase, with product MKLERQALIGIGASPGVAIGPVTVYDRRSVPVPRRRLREDEVEDEVARLEKGIEDARREVEEVRDGLPEDAGADHRLLLETQLMMHGDELLLNGARDAIRDHQLNAEWALRRTVDAMRARLRAASSPYFRERADDVGMVGEHVLRVLTGAPRALPHIEAGAILVATDLSPAEAAQLATTEVRALVTDGGSASSHTAILARALQIPAVVGVSDVTRLVGPGDTLVVDALRGEVVIFPDEEEVEEARERATRFRDFKGRLRDSERSAAETVDGVRVSLLANVELELDVARAKGEGADGIGLYRTEYLYLDRDEAPPEEEQAAIYRRVARRIAPKPVTFRTFDLGADKMPHGMRKGPNPALGLRALRVAFERPELLVTQLRALLRASVEGNVQVMFPMVSSVGDLRRAKVLLERAREDLDAEGAAYGPVAIGSMLEVPSAMVVADRLANECDFFSIGTNDLTQYTLAVDRFDPRVAHLARPLDPAVLRLLASAREAAAAADVPISICGDLAADPVATPVLLGLGFERLSMPMAAIPLVREVVSRIDVEACRELAAEALTQDGADDVERLVSARFGSALAELWREQGLHLPRS
- the rapZ gene encoding RNase adapter RapZ, with protein sequence MTEGLHIVVVTGMSGAGRSSALRVLEDLGYFCVDNLPPALAPQLVQLLEGELSRVGFGMDVRTGTFLEGAEQTFTELEALGHETEVIFLDCADDVLVRRFSETRRPHPLAQGADVLAGIKAERERLAALRKRARHVIDTTSTSVHDLRRNLIDYIARGGSQPRMAIRVVSFGFKYGLPVDADLVFDLRFLPNPHFVPHLKPRTGREADVADYVLSAEPTQELLADLRTLLGHTVPRYEQEGKAYLTIAVGCTGGRHRSVAIAEELGRWLREGGRDAVVDHRDVER
- a CDS encoding PTS sugar transporter subunit IIA is translated as MRLKGILTVERVTVRLGATTKSDALAELADLFVEGVSDVELDRDEVVRVFEEREALASTGVGSGVAIPHGRLASVPRLVAAVGVSAAGVEFDAIDGRPAHILVAVLGPERQTGEHLKALARFSKLLRNGVIRQKLLASSDAKAAYDLLIEEDERRS
- a CDS encoding HPr family phosphocarrier protein, whose product is MANGTFEIVNELGLHARAATKLVQLATRFDAKVELEKDGQRANAKSVMGVLLLCGAKGTQVTVHADGSDAAEAVDAIGALIAERFGEAQ
- the raiA gene encoding ribosome-associated translation inhibitor RaiA, with product MQISFTFRNVESSDAVKGYAREKIAKMQKYLRTPLEADVILSIERHLHTVELSVRAEGERYAATVESEDMYASIDLVVDKVDRQVRDAKDEATARMKQSGGVTQLSGKRGGVPR
- a CDS encoding TlpA disulfide reductase family protein, which produces MRCTPPLLASLALLVSACGGAPQTSERGTRIGMSGDDTSGSGGAAASAPPAVAGSVELALRLPDGAFIDVGELRGRPVMLFLFATFDAVSQMMLRPLEAFHAAHPEVDLIGVATQPDARLLIDAYVHALSPSFPVAYDPEESLPGDDTVLGPIEAIPALVLLDARGVVVARRYGFVEPPDIEAMLGAAH
- the hprK gene encoding HPr(Ser) kinase/phosphatase — protein: MATADSLPPPASPTTVRSLLAREGVGEIVTVVAGESGLDRPIEHPRIQKSGLVLAGHSHGIVPTRVQILGETEISFLETLPRDVCLERVRGFFGLELSCVIVTRGVEPLPALAAQAAETSTPLIVSKPRSSATIAAIHQALDRLLAPKEQRHGVMVEVHGIGTLLLGPSGIGKSECALFLVERGHRLVADDQVHLTRLPNNQVTAAPAPLLKHHLEIRGLGILNVRDLFGATSVWDEAVVDLVAELCPWNEEEEYERLGLDELTETILGVDLPKLRIPVRPGRDMGVILEVAARNELLKEAGHHSARDFARRLSRQLGLRDPDAR